The following is a genomic window from Bacteroidia bacterium.
TCAACCTGGGTACCGGATTAAGGAATGGCTGGGTGACATTATTATATAAGCCATTGTTCTACCTCTACCTGCCGATTATCGGGTTTCACCCCATTATGGTCAGCACTTGCATGGCCATCGAGGCAATATGGCAATTTCAGCTTCATACTAAATTTATACCCCGGCTGGGTTTCCTTGAAAAGTTCATGAATACGCACAAGCATCATCATGTGCATCATTCCTCAGATATTGATTACCTCGATAAAAATCATGGCGGCTTCCTGAATATTTTCGACAAAATTTTCGGCACTTTTAAGGATCTTGATGACAACAGGGACATTAAGTTCGGTGTGCTGCACGGCCCCGGCTCCTACAATCCTCTTATCATTCTTACCCATGAATACCGCAATATTTGGAATGATGTAAAAAATTCCAAAACCTGGAAAGAGCGGTTCATGTATGTTTTTGGCCCTCCCGGATGGAGTCCTGACGGATCGCGCAAAACCACCCGGCAGTTGCAGGCTGAATTTATCAAACAGCAGGAGGAGCTAAAAAGCCTTCAGTTGAATTCCACTGAGAAAGCCGGAAATGAAGAAGTGAAAAAGAAGGAAACGGTTTTGGCTTCATAAACCGCTCTCGTTCAGCCAAATGGATTTGGATATGATCCGAATTTATTTCCACTGGCTGAATAATTCCCAGATGACCACCCCCGCGCTCACGGCCACATTCAGCGAATGCTTGGTTCCACCCTGCGGAATTTCGAGCGCAATATCCAGAAGCGGAAGCACATCATCACTGAGACCGCTGACTTCATTGCCAAAGATGAGCGCACAGGGCTGATGCTTTGTTGGCTTCCATTCATGTAGCATCAGGCTCTGATCGGTTTGTTCCACCCCGGTTAAAGAATATCCCTGCTTCCTGAGTTTTTCCAGGCAATGAGTTACATCCTCAAAATATTCCCAAGCCACACTTTCGGTGGCGCCCAGCGCTGTCTTCTGAATTTCACGATGAGGTGGCTTTCCGGTAATCCCGCACAGAAATATTTTGGCTACGCGAAATGCATCCGCAGTCCGGAAAACTGAACCTACATTATGCATACTGCGTACGTCATCCAGCACCACTACCACCGGAAGCTTCTCCTCCTTCCTGAACTCCTCCAGGCCCAGGCGGTCCAATTCATCCATTCTGAGTTTTCTCATTCCGGCATGTATAAAATTCTTTAAAAAATCAGGTGTCAATTTTAAAC
Proteins encoded in this region:
- a CDS encoding RNA methyltransferase, encoding MRKLRMDELDRLGLEEFRKEEKLPVVVVLDDVRSMHNVGSVFRTADAFRVAKIFLCGITGKPPHREIQKTALGATESVAWEYFEDVTHCLEKLRKQGYSLTGVEQTDQSLMLHEWKPTKHQPCALIFGNEVSGLSDDVLPLLDIALEIPQGGTKHSLNVAVSAGVVIWELFSQWK
- a CDS encoding sterol desaturase family protein produces the protein MDISNPLVYGVPAFVLLMVLEIILSLKYERGLYQWKDFMASTSMGAGAVILAVFTKLGTLALFFLMYEIFNPEVDGVRTNLLGYTAFGWAWYVWIICQLLDDFNYYWLHRMNHEVRFLWAAHIVHHSSEHFNLGTGLRNGWVTLLYKPLFYLYLPIIGFHPIMVSTCMAIEAIWQFQLHTKFIPRLGFLEKFMNTHKHHHVHHSSDIDYLDKNHGGFLNIFDKIFGTFKDLDDNRDIKFGVLHGPGSYNPLIILTHEYRNIWNDVKNSKTWKERFMYVFGPPGWSPDGSRKTTRQLQAEFIKQQEELKSLQLNSTEKAGNEEVKKKETVLAS